GTGGGGTTTAAACCCCTCGCTAGTGTATAGCGTCCCCCGGCTGGGGGACGCCGGATCGTTCGGGGCCTTCCGAGGCTGGTGTGTTTCGGAATGAGGTTCTGTTGCGAGCTAGTTGGGGGTGGGCGGGGGTGTCGTCCCGGCAGGGCCGAGATGAAGTAGCGAGGGGTTTCAACCCCTCGCGGGGTGGGGTCGCTCACGGAGGCTGACCCCCATCCGCCCCGGAGCCGGCTAGAAGCCGGCGGTCCCAGGGCTTGGCTCCGGGGAGCGGGAGGGGGTTGCAGTCCCTCGCGGCCGATCAGGCCCCCGCCGCCACCGCCTCCTCCGGCTTGCCTTCTTTCTCAGACGCCGGCTCCGCCGGTAGCACGTCCACCTGCAGCTCGCTGCCTTCGAAGGCGATGCGTATGGTGGAGCCGTCGGTGACGTCGCCGGCGAGAATGGCGCGGCCGAGGCGAGTTTCCACCTCGTGTTGGAGGTAGCGCTTGAGGGGCCGGGCGCCGTACACCGGGTCGAAGCCTTCGCGGGCGATGTGCTCGCGGGCGGCGTCGGTGATCTCCAGGTGCAGGTTGCGGTCCGCCAGGCGCTGGCGCAGATCCTGGGCCAGAAGGTCGACGATCTGGCCGATCTCCTCCAGGGTCAGGGGCTTGAACAGGACGATGTCGTCCACCCGGTTGAGGAATTCGGGACGGAAGTGCTGGCGCAGCTCCCGCATCACCGTATCCCGGGCCTGCTCGCTGATCTCGCCCCGGTCGTTGACCCCCTCCAGCAGGTGCGGGGACCCGATGTTGGAGGTCATGATGATCACCGTATTCTTGAAGTCCACGGTGCGGCCCTGGCTGTCCGTCACCCGGCCGTCGTCGAGGATCTGCAGCAGGACGTTGAAGACGTCGTGGTGGGCCTTCTCGATCTCGTCGAAGAGGATCACCGAGTAGGGCTTGCGGCGCACCGCTTCGGTGAGCTGGCCGCCCTCCTCATAGCCGACGTAGCCCGGGGGCGCGCCGATGAGGCGGGAGACGTTGTGCTTCTCCATGTACTCCGACATGTCGATGCGCACCATGTTGTCCTCGCTGTCGAAGAGGGCTTCCGCCAGGGTCTTGGCGAGCTCCGTCTTGCCCACGCCGGTGGGGCCGAGGAAGATGAAGGAGCCGATGGGGCGGCGGGGATCTTTGATCCCGGAGCGGGCGCGAATCACCGCGTCCGCCACCAGCTGCACCGCTTCGTCCTGACCCACCACCCGGCGGTGGAGGATCTCGTCGAGGCGCAGCAGCTTCTCCCGCTCGCCTTCCATCAGGCGGGTGACGGGGACGCCGGTCCAGCGGGAGACCACCTCGGCGATCTCCTCTTCCGTGACCTCCTCGCGGAGCAGCGAGGGCTGGCCTTCCTTGGCCTCGAAGGCGGCTTCCCGGCGGTGTAGCTCTTCCTCCAGCTTGGGCAGCTGGCCATGTTTGAGCTCCGCCAGGCGGTTGAGGTCGTATTGGCGTTCCGCGATCTCGATCTCGTGGCGCACCTCCTCGATCTGCTGGCGCAGCTCGCGCACCTGGTCGATGCCCTCCTTTTCCGCCTGCCATTGGGCGCGCATGGTGTCGGCCTGGTTGCGCAGATCCGCCAGCTCCTTGCGCAGGTCTTCCAGACGCTCCTTGGAGGCCTTGTCCTTCTCCTTCTTGAGCGCCGCCTCCTCGATCTCCAGCTGCATGACCCGGCGAGTGACCTGATCCAGCTGCTGGGGCATGGAGTCGATCTCGGTGCGGATCATGGCGGAGGCCTCGTCCATCAGGTCGATGGCCTTGTCCGGCAGGAAGCGGTCGGTGATGTAGCGGTTGGAGAGCACCGCCGCCGCCACCAGGGCGTTGTCCTGGATGCGCACGCCGTGGTGCACCTCGAAGCGTTCCTTGAGGCCGCGGAGGATGGAGATGGTGTCCTCCACCGTCGAAGCGTCCACCATCACCGGCTGGAACCGGCGCTCCAAGGCGGCGTCCTTCTCGATGTGCTTGCGGTATTCGTCGAGGGTAGTGGCGCCGATGCAGTGCAGCTCACCGCGGGCGAGCATGGGCTTGAGGAGGTTGCCGGCGTCGGTGGAGCCTTCGGTCTTGCCGGCACCGACGATGGTGTGCAGCTCGTCGATGAAGAGCAGCACCCGGCCCTCGCTCTCCTTGATCTCGCTCAATACGGCCTTGAGGCGTTCCTCGAATTCGCCGCGGTACTTGGCCCCGGCGAGCAGGGCGCCCATGTCCAGGGAGAAGATGGAGCGGTCTTTGAGCCACTCGGGAACGTCGCCGCGGACGATGCGCTGGGCCAGCCCCTCGACGATGGCGGTCTTGCCGACGCCGGGCTCGCCAATGAGCACCGGGTTGTTCTTGGTCTTGCGAGAGAGGATCCGGATGGTACGCCGGATCTCGTCGTCGCGGCCGATGACCGGGTCGAGCTTGCCGGCGCGGGCCTGGCCCACCAGGTCGATGCCGTATTTCTGCAGCGCTTCGTAGGCCGCCTCGGGGGTGGCGCTGGTCACTCGCTGGCTGCCCCGCACCTGGGTGAGGGTGGCCAGGAGACGGTCCCGGTCGACGTTGAACTGGGCCAACAGCCGGCCGGTGGCGGTGCTCTTGCCCTGGTCCACGAAGGCCAGCAGCAGGTGCTCCACGGAGGTGTATTCGTCCTTCAGCCGGCGGGCTTCGTCTTCGGCCTTGACCAGCAGCTGCTGGAGCTCCTGGGTGATGTAGACCTTGCCCGCTTCGACGTCGCCGCCGGAAACCCGGGGGCGCTTTTCGAGCTCTTCTTCGAGGGCGCTGGTGAAGGAGTCCACGGGGACTTCCATGCGCTGGAAGAGGCGGGGCACCAGGCCGTCGCTCTGTTCCAGCAGGGCGAGCAGGAGGTGGGCGCCGTCGACTTGCTGGTGGCCGTAGCGCACCGCCTTGGTCTGGGCCGCCTGCAGAGCCTCCTGCGACTTCTGCGTCATGCGGTTGATATCCATATCGTTGCCTTCCTCGTCTCGGTTCGTTCGGTACTTCGTTGGAGTGGTCGCCTGCTCTGTGATCTCTAGCCGGGATTCCTAGCCGGGATGCGTAACCGGTGGTGAGCGGTGGGCCAGTGTCAGGCCTCTTCCGCCACCGCTTCCTCCCGCGGCGCGAAGCTGGAGGCCTCCGCCAGCTGGCGGTAGAGCTCCTTCTCCTCGCTGCTCAGAGTCTTGGGGACGACGATCTTGAACTCGGCGTAGAGATCGCCGGTGCCCTCACGAGCGGGGAAGCCCTTGCCTCGCAGGCGGATCCGGCGACCGGAGGAGGAACCTTCCGGGATGCGCACGGTGACCTCGCCGTCGAGGGTGGGGAGGGTGGCCTGCCCGCCCAGGGCCGCCTCCCAAGGGGTGATGGATACGGTGGTGTGAAGGTCCTTGCCCTGGAGCTCCAGATCCGGATCGGGGATCAGGCCGATCTTCAGGTAGAGGTTGCCCCGGGGGCCGCCGCCGTAGCCTTCCGAGCCCTGCCCGGAGAGGCGGATCTTCTTGCCCGGCAGGACCCCCTGGGGGATGTTGACCTCGAGGCTGCGGCGCTGGCCGGTGAGGGGATCGCTCACGGTCACTTGCTGTTTGCCGCCGTGGGCCGCCTGGCGCAGGGTCAGCCGCAGGGTGGACTCGACGTCTTGGCCACCCCGGGGCCGGGCGCCGCGGCGCTGGCCTCCTCGTTGGCCTCCTCGTTGCCCCCCTCGTTGCCCGGGCCCCTGAGCGCCGCCGAAGCCGCCACCGAAGCCGCTGAAGCCGCCGGCGCCGCCGAACAGGCTCTCGAAGAACGAGCTGAAGCCGGAAGCGCCGACGCCGTCACCGAAGTCGAACTCGATGTTCT
This window of the Acidobacteriota bacterium genome carries:
- the clpB gene encoding ATP-dependent chaperone ClpB, which encodes MDINRMTQKSQEALQAAQTKAVRYGHQQVDGAHLLLALLEQSDGLVPRLFQRMEVPVDSFTSALEEELEKRPRVSGGDVEAGKVYITQELQQLLVKAEDEARRLKDEYTSVEHLLLAFVDQGKSTATGRLLAQFNVDRDRLLATLTQVRGSQRVTSATPEAAYEALQKYGIDLVGQARAGKLDPVIGRDDEIRRTIRILSRKTKNNPVLIGEPGVGKTAIVEGLAQRIVRGDVPEWLKDRSIFSLDMGALLAGAKYRGEFEERLKAVLSEIKESEGRVLLFIDELHTIVGAGKTEGSTDAGNLLKPMLARGELHCIGATTLDEYRKHIEKDAALERRFQPVMVDASTVEDTISILRGLKERFEVHHGVRIQDNALVAAAVLSNRYITDRFLPDKAIDLMDEASAMIRTEIDSMPQQLDQVTRRVMQLEIEEAALKKEKDKASKERLEDLRKELADLRNQADTMRAQWQAEKEGIDQVRELRQQIEEVRHEIEIAERQYDLNRLAELKHGQLPKLEEELHRREAAFEAKEGQPSLLREEVTEEEIAEVVSRWTGVPVTRLMEGEREKLLRLDEILHRRVVGQDEAVQLVADAVIRARSGIKDPRRPIGSFIFLGPTGVGKTELAKTLAEALFDSEDNMVRIDMSEYMEKHNVSRLIGAPPGYVGYEEGGQLTEAVRRKPYSVILFDEIEKAHHDVFNVLLQILDDGRVTDSQGRTVDFKNTVIIMTSNIGSPHLLEGVNDRGEISEQARDTVMRELRQHFRPEFLNRVDDIVLFKPLTLEEIGQIVDLLAQDLRQRLADRNLHLEITDAAREHIAREGFDPVYGARPLKRYLQHEVETRLGRAILAGDVTDGSTIRIAFEGSELQVDVLPAEPASEKEGKPEEAVAAGA
- a CDS encoding J domain-containing protein produces the protein MDYKDYYKILGVAKDASKDEIQKAYRKLARKFHPDINKTPEAERKFKEIGEAYEVLKDKEKRSKYDQFGSAWKQAQRTGGRPQGFENIEFDFGDGVGASGFSSFFESLFGGAGGFSGFGGGFGGAQGPGQRGGQRGGQRGGQRRGARPRGGQDVESTLRLTLRQAAHGGKQQVTVSDPLTGQRRSLEVNIPQGVLPGKKIRLSGQGSEGYGGGPRGNLYLKIGLIPDPDLELQGKDLHTTVSITPWEAALGGQATLPTLDGEVTVRIPEGSSSGRRIRLRGKGFPAREGTGDLYAEFKIVVPKTLSSEEKELYRQLAEASSFAPREEAVAEEA